From Stenotrophomonas sp. SAU14A_NAIMI4_8:
TCTCGTCGAACTCGAAGCCGTACTGGAAGCCGGAACAGCCACCGCCTTCGATGTACACGCGCAGGGCCAGGTCGGGGTTGCCCTCGTCCTGGATCAGTTCCTTCACCTTGGCCGCAGCGGATTCGGTGAAGTTCAGCGGCCGCTCCAGCGACTGGTAGTCGGGAGCGGCGGCCGGCGTGGCGCCGGGCAGGGAAACTAGCGTGCTCATGGCCCCAGCATGGGGGCGCCGGGCGTGGCTTTCAAGCCATGGCCTCGGCCAGCTTGCGACGCGCGGCATCGCCGCCCTTGCCCTTGCCGGCGGTCTCCTCGCCTTCCGGGGCGGGCAGCGCGGCAACCGGGCTGCTGGCGTGGATCAGGCGGCCGTTCAGCTGCGCGCCGGCGTTCATTTCCACCACCTGGTAATGCACGTTGCCGTTCACCCGGGCGCTGGGGGTCAGTTCCACCTTCTCGGTGGCATGCACGTCGCCATCCATGCGGCCGCTGATGACCACCACCTGGGCGCGGATCTCCCCTTCGATCACGCCATGCTCGGCCACCGTCAGGGTGGCACCGCTGGCGCCTTCCTGGGCGATCACCTTGCCGTGGATGCGGCCTTCCACATACAGGCCCCCACTGAATTCCACATCACCACGGATCACCACCTGGTTGCCGATCAGGGCATCCACCACCAGCTGGCCATCACGGCTCGACTTGCTGTTTCCGAACATCTGCCTACTCCCCATTGCTGGCCGGTGCACCGGCCTGTTTCCAGTCAAATACCTGGGTCGTGCCCCCCGCACCCCCACCCAATGTCACCCGCACGCGTTGCGGGGTGAAGTCTGTCGGCAGCATGACGCTGCCGCTGAGCTGCTGGAAGTACCGGAACGAGTAATCCTGCCCCGGTACCTTGTTGCGCTGGTGCAGCTCATCCCAGCTGATCGTGGCCAGCTTGCCGTTCTTCACACCTTCCACCGTGAAGCGCATCTGCCCCTGGCTGATCGCGCCACGGTTGAGGTTCTGGGTCAGCACGGCGGTGTACTGCCAGGTGCCGGCCGATTCCGGGCTGAACTCGATGGAATGGGTGTTCAGGCCCTTGCGCTGGCTGGTGGAACCCACCAGGCGCTCGTAGAACGCCACGTCGGCGCGCAGCCCGGCGATCTCTTCATCGCGCTCGGCCAGCGACGACTGCACCTCGGTGTTGGCCGCGCGACTGATCCGGTCCGACGCTTCCAGGGTGGCCTGCTTCTGGCGCACCTCGGTCAACTGGGCCTGCAGGGTCTCGGCGCGCTTTTCGGCGGCCTGCAGGCGCTGGCCCTGGGCATCGCGCGGCGCGCCCAGCCAGCAGCCACCCAGCACGGCCAGCACCAGGCTCAGCAGCCAGATACCGGCCAGTATCAGCAGGCGACGGCGATCGAGCGGCGGTTGTGATGCACCCGGCAGGCGAACCTGCACACGCATGGGAGGGCGGTTGTTCATGGGTAGTCTCCGGGGCATCGCATTGGCAACACCGTCACGGCCCCTGTGGCAAACGACGGGCTAGTGTAAGTCAGGAACGGCGGGTTTCCCCGGGGGCGGCCGCCAGCGGCCAGTGGTGTTCAGGCACGCCATCGCCGATAGTGTGGCACCCCGCACAGTTCCGCCGCCGGAGTCCGCCATGACCGAAGCCCACCTGTTCGTGATCGGCATCCTGCTGGCCTGGCTGGCCGGCATCCGCGTCTACCTCACCGTGTTTGGCGTTGGCCTGGCCGGCCTGCTGGGCTGGGTGGACCTGCCCCCTGCGCTGCAGGCCACCGAATCATGGTGGGTGCTGGGCACCTCGGCGGCGCTGGCCGCGGCCGAATTCGTCGCCGACAAGATCCCCGGCGTCGATTCGATCTGGGACCTGCTGCAGACCCTGGCCCGTGTGCCGGCGGGCGCCTTCCTGGCCGCCGCCACGCTGTCGCCCGACGGCGATCTGGGCACCGGTGCGCTGGTGGCCGGCGCCGGCGTGGCCCTGGCCAGCCATGGCCTGAAGGCCGGCACCCGCGCCCTGTTGAACACCTCGCCGGAACCGGCCAGCAACTGGATTGCCTCGGCCGCCGAAGACACCGTGGTGATCGGCGGCCTCGCGCTTGCCCTGGCCCACCCGTGGATCGCGTTGATCGTGGCGCTGGCCTGCAGCCTGGCCGGTGCCCTGCTGGTGTGGCTGGTGTGGCGCACGCTGTGGAACGGCGTGCGCTGGCTTGCCCGTGCTGGCGGCAGCGCCGGCAGCGGGCCCGCCCGCGCAGGATGACGGCTGGCCTTGCCGCATAATGGCCGTGAACATCAGGAGCCCCCATGGCCGCAAATGAATTTCCCGCGGGCGCCCGCCAAGGACGCGCTGAAACCCCACCTGCCGACCACTGGCAGCGCTGGGCCACGCCCGACGCCGCGCCTGCCGTGGCGGTGGCCGCTCCGGCGCCCCTGAGCCTGGTGCAGGCCACTACCGAACACGCCGCTGGCAGCGAGCTGCCGGCACCGCCGCCGCTGCCGTTCCCGCCGCCGCAGGGCGAAGCCGGCAACAGCGACGCCGCACCGCCCCCGGCCGATTCGCCATATCGCGTGCTGATCGTCGAAGACGACCGCGCGCAGGCCCTGTTCGCACAGAGCGTGCTGCACGGCGCCGGCATGCAGGCGGTGGTGCTGGGCGACCCGGATGCCGTACCGCAGGCGATCCGCGAACAGCGCCCCGACCTGATCCTGATGGACCTGCACCTGCCGGGCGTGGATGGCATGCGGCTGACCGCGATGATCCGCCAGCAGCCGGGCATGCAGCTGCTGCCGATCGTGTTCCTCAGCGGCGATCCGGACCCGGAACGTCAGTTCGAAGTGCTGGACTGCGGCGCCGACGACTACCTGAGCAAGCCGATCCGGCCGCGCCACCTGATTGCTGCCGTGGCCAACCGCATCCGCCGCGCCCGTGCGCAGGCCGCCACCCTGCCCGGCGCCAACGGTGCACCGGCCACCAGCAACCCGGAAACCGGCCTGCCCACCCGCCACCACGTGCTGCAGCAGCTGAGCGCCAGCCTGGCCCACCACGGCCATGGCGGCGTGTTCTTCATCGAGATTTCCAGCGCGCTTGGCCTGCGCGAACGCTACGGCTACGCCGCATTCGAACGGCTGATGGTGCAGGCCGGGCAGCGCCTGGCCGAAGCGGGCCATCCGCACCTGCTGGCGCGCCTGAACGACAACAGCTTCCTGCTGCTGGCCCGCGATGCCCACGAAGACCATCTGGAAACCCTGGCCGCCAACCTGCGCGAACAGCTGTCCGCGCGCGCCTTCGTGATCCGCGACGACGAATCGGTGCATCTGCGCGGCGTGGTCGGCTATGCGCCGCTGTCGCCCGGCTTCGACGATGCCACCAGCGCACTGGAAGCGGTGGAACGCACCACCCTGCAGGCGCGACTGCTCAGCTCCGGCGTGGCCGGCCACGTGCACCGCCCCACGGTGAACGAGGAAGAGCACCTGGCGCTGCTGGAAGGCCAGCTGGAACTGGCCTACCAGCCGATCGTGGCGGTGGCCGGTGGCGGCAGTGCGCAGTACCAGCTGCTGCTGCGCCTGCGCCAGGAAGACGGCACCGTGCTGACTGCCGGCCAGGTGATTCCCGCTGCCGAAGCGGCCGGGCGCATTGCCGACCTGGACCAGCAGGTGCTGGAACATGCCATGGGCCTGCTGGATCTATACCGCCACGCCACCCACCCGTTGAACCTGTTCGTCTCGCAGTCGCTGCGCACCCTGCAGCGCGATGCCTTCGCCGATTGGCTGCTGGAATCGCTGCAGCAGCGCGACCTGCCGGGCAGTGCGCTGGTGATCGACGTGCGCCTGCCCGATGCGCTCATCCACACGGTGCCGCTGCAGCAGTTCTGCCAGCGCATGGCCAGCGCCGGCGTGCGCTTCTGCCTGAGCCAGTTCGAACCCGGCAGCGAAGCCGATGCCCTGCTGACCCAGCTG
This genomic window contains:
- a CDS encoding polymer-forming cytoskeletal protein, translating into MFGNSKSSRDGQLVVDALIGNQVVIRGDVEFSGGLYVEGRIHGKVIAQEGASGATLTVAEHGVIEGEIRAQVVVISGRMDGDVHATEKVELTPSARVNGNVHYQVVEMNAGAQLNGRLIHASSPVAALPAPEGEETAGKGKGGDAARRKLAEAMA
- the erpA gene encoding iron-sulfur cluster insertion protein ErpA; amino-acid sequence: MSTLVSLPGATPAAAPDYQSLERPLNFTESAAAKVKELIQDEGNPDLALRVYIEGGGCSGFQYGFEFDENRAEDDLAVQTSGVTLLVDPLSLQYLMGAEVDYTESLTGAQFVIRNPNAKTTCGCGSSFSM
- a CDS encoding DUF4126 domain-containing protein; translated protein: MTEAHLFVIGILLAWLAGIRVYLTVFGVGLAGLLGWVDLPPALQATESWWVLGTSAALAAAEFVADKIPGVDSIWDLLQTLARVPAGAFLAAATLSPDGDLGTGALVAGAGVALASHGLKAGTRALLNTSPEPASNWIASAAEDTVVIGGLALALAHPWIALIVALACSLAGALLVWLVWRTLWNGVRWLARAGGSAGSGPARAG
- a CDS encoding DUF6776 family protein, whose product is MNNRPPMRVQVRLPGASQPPLDRRRLLILAGIWLLSLVLAVLGGCWLGAPRDAQGQRLQAAEKRAETLQAQLTEVRQKQATLEASDRISRAANTEVQSSLAERDEEIAGLRADVAFYERLVGSTSQRKGLNTHSIEFSPESAGTWQYTAVLTQNLNRGAISQGQMRFTVEGVKNGKLATISWDELHQRNKVPGQDYSFRYFQQLSGSVMLPTDFTPQRVRVTLGGGAGGTTQVFDWKQAGAPASNGE
- a CDS encoding EAL domain-containing protein; this encodes MAANEFPAGARQGRAETPPADHWQRWATPDAAPAVAVAAPAPLSLVQATTEHAAGSELPAPPPLPFPPPQGEAGNSDAAPPPADSPYRVLIVEDDRAQALFAQSVLHGAGMQAVVLGDPDAVPQAIREQRPDLILMDLHLPGVDGMRLTAMIRQQPGMQLLPIVFLSGDPDPERQFEVLDCGADDYLSKPIRPRHLIAAVANRIRRARAQAATLPGANGAPATSNPETGLPTRHHVLQQLSASLAHHGHGGVFFIEISSALGLRERYGYAAFERLMVQAGQRLAEAGHPHLLARLNDNSFLLLARDAHEDHLETLAANLREQLSARAFVIRDDESVHLRGVVGYAPLSPGFDDATSALEAVERTTLQARLLSSGVAGHVHRPTVNEEEHLALLEGQLELAYQPIVAVAGGGSAQYQLLLRLRQEDGTVLTAGQVIPAAEAAGRIADLDQQVLEHAMGLLDLYRHATHPLNLFVSQSLRTLQRDAFADWLLESLQQRDLPGSALVIDVRLPDALIHTVPLQQFCQRMASAGVRFCLSQFEPGSEADALLTQLPLAFVRMAARFSSSHSNPGTREELRRAIEQAHAAGLQIIGQQIEDPQAAAAMWVGGVDYIQGNMVQSAGSDLNFDFQNAVL